Proteins from one Xenorhabdus griffiniae genomic window:
- the purH gene encoding bifunctional phosphoribosylaminoimidazolecarboxamide formyltransferase/IMP cyclohydrolase, producing the protein MQQLRPIRRALLSVSDKAGVVEFAKALSNRSVELLSTGGTARLLAEAGLNVTEVSDYTGFPEMMDGRVKTLHPKIHGGILGRRGLDDEVMGQHQISQIDMVVVNLYPFAQTVAKPDCSLEDAVENIDIGGPTMVRSAAKNHKDVAIVVNSQDYDKIIEEMDNNQNSLTHSTRFNLAIKAFEHTSAYDSMIANYFGKLVPPYYGETDQPSGRFPRTLNLNFIKKQDMRYGENSHQDAAFYIEDQIAEASIATAAQLQGKALSYNNIADTDAALECVKSFSEPACVIVKHANPCGVAIGSDIHTAYDRAFKTDPTSAFGGIIAFNRELDINTAQAIIERQFVEVIIAPSVSEAALPILATKQNVRVLACGEWHSPVAGLDFKRVNGGLLVQDRDLGMVTNDDLVVVSQRQPTEQEMQDALFCWKVAKFVKSNAIVYAKDNMTVGIGAGQMSRVYSAKIAGIKAADEGLEVQGCAMASDAFFPFRDGIDAAAAVSVSCIIQPGGSIRDDEVIAAANEHGIAMIFTGMRHFRH; encoded by the coding sequence ATGCAACAGCTTCGTCCAATCCGCCGTGCCCTGCTAAGTGTTTCTGACAAAGCGGGGGTTGTTGAATTTGCCAAAGCCTTATCCAATCGCAGTGTCGAACTGCTTTCAACGGGAGGCACTGCTCGTCTGCTGGCCGAAGCAGGATTGAATGTCACCGAGGTTTCTGACTATACAGGCTTTCCCGAAATGATGGATGGGCGTGTCAAAACACTCCATCCTAAAATTCATGGCGGCATTTTGGGTCGGCGTGGATTAGATGATGAAGTGATGGGACAACACCAGATTTCACAGATTGATATGGTGGTTGTTAACCTTTATCCCTTTGCTCAAACCGTAGCGAAACCCGATTGCTCTCTGGAAGACGCAGTAGAGAATATTGATATTGGCGGCCCAACAATGGTTCGCTCCGCGGCTAAAAACCACAAAGATGTGGCGATTGTTGTCAATAGCCAGGATTACGACAAAATTATTGAGGAGATGGACAACAATCAAAATTCACTGACACACTCCACTCGCTTTAATCTAGCCATCAAGGCGTTTGAACATACCTCCGCTTATGACAGCATGATTGCCAATTATTTTGGCAAGTTGGTTCCGCCATATTATGGCGAAACTGATCAGCCATCAGGACGTTTCCCCCGCACGCTGAATCTCAACTTCATTAAAAAGCAGGATATGCGTTATGGTGAAAACAGCCACCAAGATGCCGCTTTCTATATAGAAGACCAAATCGCAGAAGCTTCAATTGCTACGGCAGCCCAGTTACAAGGTAAGGCACTTTCTTATAACAATATCGCAGATACCGATGCCGCACTGGAATGTGTAAAAAGCTTTTCCGAACCAGCTTGTGTCATTGTCAAACATGCCAATCCTTGTGGCGTTGCGATTGGTTCTGATATCCATACCGCCTACGATCGCGCCTTTAAAACCGATCCTACTTCCGCATTCGGTGGCATTATAGCCTTCAACCGTGAACTCGATATCAACACCGCTCAGGCCATTATTGAACGTCAATTTGTTGAGGTCATCATTGCGCCTTCCGTTAGTGAAGCAGCACTGCCAATTCTGGCAACAAAACAAAATGTCCGCGTTTTGGCGTGTGGTGAATGGCATTCTCCGGTTGCCGGCTTGGATTTCAAACGTGTCAACGGCGGTTTGCTGGTCCAAGATCGCGATTTAGGTATGGTGACAAACGATGATCTGGTTGTTGTCTCCCAACGTCAGCCAACGGAACAAGAAATGCAGGATGCTCTGTTTTGCTGGAAAGTTGCTAAGTTCGTCAAATCCAATGCGATTGTTTATGCCAAGGATAATATGACCGTTGGTATTGGAGCCGGACAAATGAGCCGTGTTTACTCTGCCAAAATCGCCGGCATTAAGGCAGCAGATGAAGGATTGGAAGTTCAGGGCTGTGCCATGGCTTCAGATGCATTTTTTCCATTCCGTGATGGTATTGATGCCGCAGCCGCTGTAAGTGTGAGCTGTATTATCCAACCTGGTGGCTCCATTCGTGATGATGAGGTGATTGCCGCTGCCAATGAACACGGCATCGCCATGATTTTCACTGGCATGCGCCATTTTCGCCATTAA
- the purD gene encoding phosphoribosylamine--glycine ligase, which translates to MNILVIGSGGREHALAWKAAQSPLANKVYVAPGNAGTALEANLENVDIAATDIEGLLAFAQDNDIGLTIVGPEAPLVIGVVDAFQQAGLTIFGPTKAAAQLEGSKAFTKDFLARHHIPTAAYQNFTEIEPALAYLEKVGAPIVIKADGLAAGKGVVVATTLEEAQNAIKDMLAGNAFGDAGHRIVIEEFLAGEEASFIVMVDGKNVVPMATSQDHKRVGDGDTGPNTGGMGAYSPAPVVTDEIHQRVMEKIIYPTVEGMAAEGHTYVGFLYAGLMIDNQGEPKVIEFNCRFGDPETQPIMMRLRSDLVELCLAGAKGQLGEKTSEWDARPALGVVLAAGGYPASYTKGDVISGLEKSDADESDTNEKVFHAGTALKDENIITAGGRVLCVTALGCDIAEAQKKAYLRAGQIDWEGCFYRKDIGYRAIARLK; encoded by the coding sequence ATGAACATATTAGTTATTGGCAGTGGCGGAAGAGAACATGCATTAGCCTGGAAAGCAGCACAATCGCCTCTGGCAAACAAGGTATATGTCGCACCAGGTAACGCAGGTACTGCGTTGGAAGCTAATTTAGAAAATGTGGACATTGCCGCGACTGATATTGAAGGGTTACTGGCATTTGCCCAAGATAATGATATTGGCCTAACCATTGTGGGGCCTGAAGCGCCACTGGTTATCGGTGTAGTTGATGCTTTCCAACAGGCAGGGCTGACTATTTTCGGCCCGACAAAAGCGGCCGCGCAATTGGAAGGTTCCAAAGCCTTTACTAAAGATTTTCTTGCCCGCCATCATATACCTACAGCGGCCTACCAAAATTTCACAGAAATTGAACCCGCACTGGCTTATCTGGAAAAAGTAGGCGCGCCAATCGTTATCAAAGCCGATGGTTTAGCTGCCGGTAAAGGTGTAGTCGTTGCTACAACCCTGGAAGAAGCACAAAACGCGATCAAAGATATGCTGGCAGGTAATGCATTTGGTGATGCTGGGCATCGTATTGTCATTGAAGAATTTCTGGCAGGAGAAGAAGCCAGTTTTATTGTTATGGTGGATGGCAAAAACGTGGTTCCGATGGCAACCAGTCAAGATCACAAGCGCGTAGGTGACGGTGATACAGGGCCAAATACCGGAGGAATGGGGGCTTACTCCCCCGCTCCGGTAGTCACAGATGAGATCCATCAGCGAGTGATGGAAAAAATCATTTACCCCACAGTGGAAGGAATGGCGGCTGAAGGCCATACCTACGTTGGATTTCTGTATGCGGGATTGATGATTGATAACCAAGGTGAACCGAAAGTGATCGAATTTAACTGTCGCTTTGGTGATCCCGAAACCCAACCTATCATGATGCGTCTACGTTCTGATTTGGTCGAACTGTGTCTTGCCGGAGCTAAAGGTCAGTTAGGTGAAAAAACCTCTGAATGGGACGCCCGTCCTGCTTTGGGCGTTGTACTGGCGGCGGGCGGTTATCCGGCCAGTTATACCAAAGGTGACGTTATCAGTGGGTTAGAGAAGTCTGATGCCGATGAATCTGACACCAATGAAAAAGTCTTCCACGCAGGGACAGCCCTTAAAGATGAAAATATTATCACCGCGGGCGGGCGTGTCTTATGTGTTACTGCCTTAGGTTGCGATATCGCAGAGGCCCAGAAAAAAGCCTATCTGAGAGCCGGACAAATCGACTGGGAAGGGTGCTTTTATCGTAAAGATATTGGCTACCGAGCCATTGCCCGTTTGAAATAG
- a CDS encoding GntR family transcriptional regulator encodes MKKNHSPQILSKRIAETIRNKLVVGELLPGQRLSEAALSEQLEISRNTLREVFRLLTQEGLLKHEPNRGVFVATPDIASIIDIYRVRQLIECQALAQAYPMHPSVAKMKQAVEAAQQCREQQDWISAGTENMHFHAAIVELTDSDRVIAFYHNISAELRLAFGILNDPELLYAPYIDKNAHILELLNSGKNDQAARAMKEYLELSERAILAAYTRKNNRTS; translated from the coding sequence ATGAAAAAAAACCATTCTCCCCAAATTTTGAGCAAAAGAATCGCTGAAACCATCAGAAATAAACTGGTTGTTGGGGAGTTATTACCTGGACAACGACTATCGGAAGCTGCGTTGAGTGAACAGCTTGAAATTTCACGGAATACATTACGTGAAGTGTTCCGCCTTCTCACGCAAGAAGGGCTGCTGAAACATGAACCTAATCGTGGCGTGTTTGTTGCAACGCCCGATATCGCATCTATTATTGATATCTATCGAGTACGGCAGTTAATTGAATGTCAGGCGCTTGCTCAGGCTTATCCAATGCATCCCAGTGTTGCCAAAATGAAACAAGCTGTTGAAGCCGCCCAACAATGTCGCGAGCAACAAGATTGGATTAGCGCCGGAACAGAAAATATGCACTTTCATGCCGCAATCGTAGAATTAACTGATAGTGATAGGGTGATCGCTTTCTATCACAATATTTCCGCAGAACTGCGTTTGGCTTTTGGTATTTTGAATGATCCTGAGCTTTTGTATGCACCTTATATCGATAAAAATGCACATATTCTGGAATTACTCAATTCAGGAAAAAATGATCAAGCAGCCAGAGCAATGAAAGAGTATCTGGAATTATCAGAAAGGGCGATATTGGCCGCTTATACACGCAAAAATAATCGAACATCCTAA
- a CDS encoding DUF1481 domain-containing protein: MLILQGLLALGFISLLSACSIQPTTPLFSASGFVTDNGVIRLWRLNDQDSKPQVIMSVYSPYHNKAPHNKDTIVTFYEYRHGSLWQIRRNVFDNPPIVETLRISQDNSVIFKLRQLQKRNEPLSDDDVTRLKFDAKQIEKISDALIADKVKLLQGHWQNGRVTTCLGKQLFIEFGPHAQKWLEERQSNSSGLLTIAWLDSPEGKKLLLVANDDFCRWEPTKDKL, encoded by the coding sequence TTGTTGATTCTACAGGGGCTGTTAGCATTAGGGTTCATCTCTTTGCTCAGCGCCTGTTCGATTCAGCCAACAACCCCGCTTTTCAGCGCCAGTGGTTTTGTGACCGATAACGGCGTGATTCGTTTATGGCGTTTAAACGATCAAGACAGTAAGCCTCAGGTTATCATGAGTGTTTACAGCCCCTACCACAATAAAGCTCCCCATAATAAAGATACGATTGTGACTTTCTACGAATATCGTCATGGCAGCTTGTGGCAAATTCGCCGCAATGTGTTTGATAATCCACCCATTGTAGAGACATTACGTATTTCTCAGGATAATTCTGTCATTTTCAAGCTACGGCAATTACAAAAACGCAATGAACCGTTGTCCGATGATGATGTGACTCGTCTGAAATTTGACGCTAAGCAGATAGAAAAAATCAGTGACGCTTTAATTGCTGATAAGGTTAAGTTGCTGCAAGGGCATTGGCAGAATGGACGAGTGACCACCTGCTTAGGAAAACAATTATTCATTGAATTTGGGCCTCATGCGCAAAAATGGCTCGAAGAAAGGCAAAGCAATAGCTCCGGTTTACTGACTATTGCATGGTTGGATTCGCCTGAAGGTAAAAAGCTATTGTTGGTCGCCAATGATGATTTTTGTCGTTGGGAACCGACGAAAGATAAGCTGTAA
- a CDS encoding YjaG family protein encodes MLRNPIHLRLEKLESWQHLTFMASLCERMYPNYQAFCLQSGFADPVQYRRILDLVWEILVVKDVKVNFDNQLEKLETIIPSSEDYDIYGVYPAIDACIALSEVIHSRLNGSTLEYAITVSETSVRTVAMLEMTQAGREMTEDELKVLPAIEEEWDIQWEIYRLLANCEERDIELIKGLKADLREAGVSNIGINLAQ; translated from the coding sequence ATGTTAAGAAACCCGATCCACCTGCGGTTGGAGAAACTCGAAAGTTGGCAACATTTGACTTTTATGGCTAGTCTATGTGAGCGGATGTATCCAAATTATCAGGCATTTTGTCTCCAAAGCGGATTTGCAGACCCTGTACAATATCGACGCATTTTGGATCTTGTGTGGGAAATTTTGGTCGTTAAAGATGTAAAAGTGAATTTTGATAATCAGCTGGAAAAATTGGAAACCATTATCCCATCATCAGAAGATTATGATATTTATGGTGTGTATCCAGCGATTGATGCGTGCATTGCATTGAGTGAAGTAATTCATTCTCGTCTGAATGGCTCGACGTTAGAGTATGCAATAACCGTCAGTGAAACATCCGTCCGTACTGTTGCGATGCTAGAAATGACGCAGGCCGGTAGGGAAATGACTGAGGATGAGTTAAAAGTATTACCTGCCATTGAGGAAGAGTGGGACATTCAATGGGAGATTTACCGTTTGTTGGCAAATTGCGAAGAACGGGACATCGAATTGATTAAAGGATTAAAGGCTGATCTCCGTGAGGCGGGGGTTAGCAATATCGGTATAAATTTGGCGCAATAA
- a CDS encoding LamB/YcsF family protein: MIKTIDLNSDLGESFGQWRMGHDEEILGIVSSANVACGFHAGDPVGILQTLKSAQKNNVTIGAHVSYPDLVGFGRRKMDITSHELTADVIYQIGALQGLATAAGTKVSYVKPHGALYNTIANDEYQAIAVIEGILAIDPNLVLVGLAGSNILKLAQERGVRTIAEAFADRAYTSQGELVSRRETGSVLHDADLVAQRMLQLVTEGGVESIDGKFTPIQADSICVHGDTPGAVAMAKQVKTVLQQAGITIQPFIHS, translated from the coding sequence ATGATAAAAACGATCGATTTAAATAGTGATCTTGGCGAAAGTTTTGGTCAATGGCGCATGGGACATGATGAAGAAATACTGGGTATCGTTAGTAGTGCTAACGTTGCTTGTGGTTTTCATGCGGGTGATCCGGTTGGAATTTTGCAAACATTGAAATCTGCGCAGAAAAACAATGTAACGATAGGTGCTCATGTTTCTTATCCCGATTTGGTTGGCTTTGGGCGGCGTAAAATGGATATAACCAGTCATGAACTTACCGCTGACGTTATTTACCAGATTGGTGCTTTGCAAGGATTGGCCACGGCGGCAGGTACTAAAGTGAGTTATGTCAAACCGCATGGCGCGCTTTATAACACGATTGCAAATGACGAATATCAGGCAATTGCTGTTATTGAAGGAATTCTGGCGATAGATCCTAACCTTGTGTTAGTTGGTCTGGCGGGATCAAACATTCTCAAATTAGCTCAGGAAAGAGGTGTGAGAACCATAGCAGAAGCGTTTGCTGATCGTGCTTATACCTCACAAGGAGAATTAGTCTCCCGTCGTGAAACAGGATCTGTTTTGCATGATGCGGATCTCGTTGCTCAACGTATGTTGCAATTGGTGACAGAAGGGGGAGTTGAGTCAATTGATGGCAAATTTACCCCTATTCAGGCGGATTCAATTTGTGTGCATGGTGATACTCCTGGCGCGGTAGCGATGGCAAAACAGGTTAAGACCGTTTTGCAGCAGGCAGGAATAACTATTCAGCCATTTATTCATTCATAA
- a CDS encoding 5-oxoprolinase/urea amidolyase family protein, protein MRFLPVNSNTIMVELSGLAETLALLDSLNMAPILGIEEIISAARTLMVRFRPTKISIQQLAAAISSRDLQERSHTTGKSIEIPVHYNGDDLALVAEILGCTVQEVIQQHTENEYTVAFTGFAPGFAYMVSKTSQWNIPRRKTPRTRIPAGAVALAGEFSSIYPQTSPGGWQLIGITTERMWDLSRPSPALLQPGYRVNFRDVGRHPATISLPETGETEISLPETSDHNMVLTPGDSCHLEILSVGLLTLLQDLGRVGQAKSGISESGAMDKSALRSANRIVGNSSDQACLEIVSGGFKAIAYGQMLVAITGASCPIEIKTPSGEIFHVNTYQPIDLNDGDEISLGVPVAGIRSYLSVRGGFTVPAILSSRSFDTLSNIGPAPLKMNDKLVVGETSRCAAISISETPAFDMPNRDKIVVLDILFGPRTDWFTQESIDLLSKQIWQVTPQSNRIGLRLNGKCSLSRIKLQELPSEGTCIGAIQIPASGQPVLFLADHPLTGGYPVIASVADYHLDLAGQIPVNAKIRFNPISQFHEIQGSNDLP, encoded by the coding sequence TTGCGTTTTTTACCTGTTAATAGCAATACCATCATGGTTGAATTGAGTGGATTGGCAGAAACATTGGCTCTGCTTGATTCACTGAACATGGCACCTATTTTGGGGATTGAAGAAATTATTTCGGCAGCGAGAACGCTGATGGTTCGTTTTCGACCGACAAAAATATCAATCCAACAATTGGCAGCCGCAATCAGTAGCCGGGATTTGCAAGAGCGCAGTCATACGACGGGAAAAAGCATAGAAATTCCTGTGCATTACAACGGTGATGATCTCGCACTGGTTGCGGAAATATTGGGATGTACTGTTCAAGAGGTTATCCAGCAACATACCGAAAATGAATATACCGTTGCCTTCACAGGCTTTGCCCCTGGGTTTGCCTATATGGTATCGAAAACCTCACAATGGAATATACCTCGCCGCAAAACCCCCAGAACGCGCATTCCGGCAGGTGCTGTTGCATTGGCAGGGGAATTCAGCAGCATTTATCCGCAGACAAGCCCCGGAGGATGGCAGCTTATCGGTATTACGACTGAACGTATGTGGGATCTTTCCCGCCCATCTCCGGCCTTATTGCAACCGGGTTATCGTGTTAACTTTCGAGATGTTGGGCGTCACCCTGCAACAATCAGTTTACCTGAAACTGGTGAAACAGAAATTAGCCTGCCTGAAACATCGGACCATAACATGGTTCTTACTCCAGGGGATTCCTGCCATTTGGAAATTTTGTCGGTGGGATTACTAACCTTATTGCAAGATCTGGGGCGGGTTGGACAGGCAAAATCGGGGATCTCAGAATCGGGTGCAATGGATAAAAGCGCCTTGCGCAGCGCAAACCGTATTGTTGGCAATTCCTCTGACCAGGCTTGTCTGGAAATCGTTTCGGGCGGGTTTAAGGCAATCGCATATGGACAGATGCTGGTTGCAATTACGGGAGCTTCATGTCCAATAGAGATCAAAACGCCATCGGGTGAAATATTCCATGTAAATACTTACCAACCCATTGATTTAAACGATGGTGACGAAATTTCGTTGGGTGTTCCTGTCGCTGGCATACGTTCTTATTTATCGGTACGTGGAGGCTTTACGGTTCCAGCCATCTTATCCAGTCGTTCATTTGATACGTTGTCCAATATTGGGCCGGCTCCATTAAAAATGAATGATAAATTAGTTGTCGGAGAAACATCTCGCTGTGCAGCGATATCCATCTCTGAGACTCCGGCTTTTGACATGCCAAATAGAGATAAAATCGTCGTATTGGATATCCTATTTGGTCCTCGTACAGATTGGTTTACGCAAGAATCCATTGACTTATTGAGCAAGCAGATTTGGCAGGTAACACCTCAATCCAATCGGATTGGTTTGAGGCTAAATGGTAAATGCTCACTATCGCGAATTAAGTTACAAGAACTACCCAGCGAAGGAACATGCATAGGGGCGATACAAATTCCAGCCAGTGGGCAACCGGTACTATTTTTGGCTGACCATCCATTGACCGGAGGATATCCAGTTATCGCTTCAGTCGCTGATTATCACCTCGATCTTGCTGGCCAGATCCCCGTTAATGCCAAAATTCGGTTCAACCCCATTAGCCAATTCCATGAAATTCAAGGGAGTAATGATTTGCCATGA
- the hupA gene encoding nucleoid-associated protein HU-alpha: MNKTELVDAIAAGADLTKTQAKAALESTLNAITESLKNGDAVQLVGFGTFKVNHRAERTGRNPQTGKEIKIAAANVPAFSAGKALKDAVK, encoded by the coding sequence ATGAATAAGACTGAATTAGTTGATGCAATTGCAGCAGGTGCAGACCTGACCAAAACCCAGGCTAAAGCTGCTCTGGAATCAACTCTGAATGCAATCACTGAATCTCTGAAAAACGGTGATGCAGTGCAGTTGGTAGGCTTTGGTACTTTCAAAGTTAATCATCGTGCAGAGCGTACTGGTCGTAACCCACAGACTGGTAAAGAAATTAAAATCGCAGCAGCAAACGTACCTGCTTTCTCCGCTGGTAAAGCACTGAAAGACGCAGTTAAGTAA